The following is a genomic window from Gloeothece verrucosa PCC 7822.
ATCGGAGCCTTTGTGACGGTTACAAGACAAGCAGGAGAGGCAAAGATTTTCTGCCGTCGTTTGACCACCATGTTTAATAGCAATAATATGGTCAACTTCATGGCTATAAATGGAAAAATCTTGATGAATCAAGCAGTATTCACATTGACCTTGGGCACGTTCAATGACAAAAGAGCGGAGTTCGGCTGGAATCGTGGACATTTAGTTGATAGCGTTAACTGCGTGTGCTTTGAGTAATATCATCAGATGTTCTAGCTGTTGATATGTATCTAACTCCGCCGTTTCTAGGGGGGTAAGTGCAGATTCTCGGTTTTTTTCCAGTAATGTTCTTAAACGTTCTTGAGCTTGTGGGGAAACTTTAAAGGCGATAATTTCACTTTTGGTAGGACTATGAAGAAGAAAGTCCAAAACTTCAGCATAGACAGAGCTTGTGTCTGTAACTGTGACTTCTGCGCTCCTGTCTGTGGTTTCAAGCAGTTGTGCTAACAATTGCGGAAGACGCTCTCGCAGAGGTTCTAAGCGGCTGGCTAGTTCGTCGGAAATTTGAATGGTAAGTTCTGCCATTGTTGTTTATTAAGATGGGTTAGTTCAATTTTAGATTTTTTGAGGCGGCTTATAATGAGGACAGAATTTTAGCCGAACGAGAAATAGCCGCCTTTAACTCAGCTTCTACTAAATTTTCTAATTCTTGCTTAGAAATAGGAGAAAGGGGGTTTCCAGTCGCCAGCGATTCTTGAAAGTGCCCCATCAGTTCAACAAGTCGTGTTTGCTGCTGTTGTGTAAATAAATCATCGGGATGAAAGCACTTGTTATTCATGGACGGAATCTCCAACTGAACTTAAAGATTGTAAAGTTAGATCTAATGCTACCCCTCTCCACCCACATAAGCAAGCCATCGTTAGAGGGACACAATTTTTATGATACAACTTCAAAAATTGGTTTTTTACTCAATCAATACAAGTAAGAGTTACTCCGCCCTAAGCTGATATAAGATCATCACGGCAATTAGTTAAGACTTTTCCTTGATAATCATCATTATTTATTACGGTAATCGTTCTTCAAAACCTAATTGAATAGAGTCAATCAAAGATGATTCCGATGTTGGACTAGGCTTTTTCACCTCTTCCAAACTTGAACGAGTAACAAACACGGGTTGAGACTGTCCCTCTTTTACTCCATTTAAAGCCCAAACCTTAACCGAATAAGCCCCTTGACGAGAATATGAGTCTAGGTAAACTAACATCCCTGGCTTAATCTCGAATCCATCTGTATTCCCAGTTTTTTCTCCTTTGTACTTAAACACTGGCTCTGGGAAAGAAGTGGCCAATAAACCATCTACAATAAGCTGTTGTTTTTGAGGTAAAGCCATATAAGCTTTTTCCAACAGTTGTGGATTATGTTTTTTCTTGAGGGAGTTATAATCGCTCAACGTTTTACAAGCTAATAATAAACCTTGAAGGGATGCTAAGTTCGGTTGAGAAAAGGGTTGTTGTTCCGCCGCGTCAAGGGAGATATTGCCAGTTTTACTTTGACCGTTTTGTGGAAATTTTTCGATTAATTTGTCGAAAGCTAAATAAATACGATTCCAGTAATCAGGACATTTTTGATTAATTAAGTCCCAAACAGAATTAAAACGATTTTCGGCTTCTGAATATAACGTCATTAACTCGTCAATAGATTGAAAACGCTCCTGGGGAACAACGCCTGATTCTAAATCCGTTAACAATTCTATTAACCAATCTATATTCTCTGATGGGGTTAATGATTTATATTCAGGTTCTGTCACCGGTGACACTTCGGAGTCGGGTGACGCTTCTAACTCTTGCTGAGATTGAGTTGGTGGTTCTGTCACTTCTGTCACCGCCCCATCAGAATAATTATTATCATCGGACTGGCTATTCTCCTCTCTATCAGAACTCATGTTCTCTATGGCGGGGGTTGGTGGGATAGGAGCAGTGGGAAGATTAGGATTATTAGGGTTAGAATCCGGATTATTAGGGTTATTAGGGGGCTGTGGCGGGTTAATAATCGCTTTAAAGCGAACAATACGCCCATTCTTTTCGATAATTCCTTTGCCCATCTCGACTAATTTGGAGAATAACTCAATCGTATAAGCACCTACTGAGCGCCCACATTCAACCGCTCTCTTGCTAATTGCTTTAATATTGCGGTAAATATCTCTTGGGGTAACACCCTCCGGCACATTTACGGACATATCCCAGATTTTCAGGAGAATACTGCTCATATTTTCCGAATTACCTACTTTTTCCTGTACAACTTCCATCGCCTGGCTGTAATAACGACCCGCTTCTACTGCTCTTTCTAAGGTATCGAGTTGTAATACCCAGATATTTTTTGTCTTGTCAAAATAACAATCAACTAAATGAATTCCCAAAGCGATTCTCAAAATTTGGGTAGAAAGTTTCCGCAACCAGGCGCGAATAGCTGGAGATTGATGGGTTTCGGCTTTTTCTCCCAGAATTTCCACTAAGTCTGTATAATACTTGTCCGCATCACGAGATAATCTAACTGAGCCAGTGGGACAGTTTTCTAGCCAGTCATAAAGAGGGGGTAAAATGTCACTGAGTTGACAGTAGCCCTTAACCCGTTTGGGTTTACAAACTTGGGGAATAGCATACAAAAATCGTGCTTGAACCCCTTGGGAGTCATCGGGATCTTTAAAGGCTTGACGAAACGCCCCAGGTTGAATGCCACCAGCGATACTTAAACGGGTTTCTTCTACCGCGTAGGAGTCGGTTTCAGGATCTACTCGGTCAACAAAAGACCCGCTTCCATCCCACATTTTTAGTAGGCATTCCAGCCCTTCATTTTCCTCTTTAGAGCCTCCAAATTGTCCTAAAGACTTAAACAGTCCAGCGATTTCATCTCGTGCCCATAAAGAGCCATTTTCCGTCTGCTCCGCTAATCTTCGCATGACGGATTGAATGGTGGCCACTTCAAAGAGATATTTTCTCTCAGGGGTTGGGGGGAATGGTTCTGGATCTTCTTTCTTTTTGTTCTTTAAAATCTGTTTATATTCAGCTAATGCGTTTTTCCATCGCTTCTTTTCTTGGTATTGTCGTTGTTTTAGCGGCGCGAGAATTACCCCTTCTGCGCGAGTTTTGCCGGTTCCGGATTCACCCACTAAACAAGTCCAAGCGATCGCCGGGATGCGATGAGATTCTATATCTAGATCAAGCCGTTTACCGGCTAAAGATAGCACAGTGGGAAGAAAATACTGCCAGAGGCTAATGGGGTCAATATTGAGGACAGATGCGTCATGAATAAATACGGGGGCAAGGGGAGGGATGATTTTTTTTAAGTCTAGGGTGGCGTTATGCCAGTTCACCAGTTGGTTTAATCTATCAGTGTCAGAGGGTTGTGTAACATCCTCTGAACAGCGAATAGCACTGACTAACTGCTGATAAGCGGCTTTACTGAAGGTTGAATAAGATTGTAGTAAATCTAGTTCGTTTTGTTCTTCATAGTCTTTTAGCCCTAGTTTAAGAATAGCGGTGACAGCAGTGACAGTATCC
Proteins encoded in this region:
- a CDS encoding DUF3987 domain-containing protein, coding for MTALNNKLTLGLQRIQSTGLDLALVPLNNNKQPLGDGWQNRPYTATQLIEAITTGGVAVPIKGEIKKIQLQGFGVITGTSLTREHETYTLMAVDLDGASATNKMLELSGSNPLPPTVAFTSTRPGRCQYLFLVPEKLKNLIRTKKIKTGVVGDDGKPEQIELRYSNLQSVLPPSVHPTTGQYHWVEGCAIDEIEIALAPDWILEQMFIDKSSPSSPALNLSYTTHTYNRGKQWSDIDFAISYLNALSPFRADDYDDWVAVGMALHSVDDSLLTEWDNWSRSSSKYKPGDCEKKWKSFSRGGGVQLGTLAHLAKLDGWTFPRKNTSLASPVKKPSSNQSIALTSTDNETTVTGDTLSKSDTPNPQLLSVADTVTAVTAILKLGLKDYEEQNELDLLQSYSTFSKAAYQQLVSAIRCSEDVTQPSDTDRLNQLVNWHNATLDLKKIIPPLAPVFIHDASVLNIDPISLWQYFLPTVLSLAGKRLDLDIESHRIPAIAWTCLVGESGTGKTRAEGVILAPLKQRQYQEKKRWKNALAEYKQILKNKKKEDPEPFPPTPERKYLFEVATIQSVMRRLAEQTENGSLWARDEIAGLFKSLGQFGGSKEENEGLECLLKMWDGSGSFVDRVDPETDSYAVEETRLSIAGGIQPGAFRQAFKDPDDSQGVQARFLYAIPQVCKPKRVKGYCQLSDILPPLYDWLENCPTGSVRLSRDADKYYTDLVEILGEKAETHQSPAIRAWLRKLSTQILRIALGIHLVDCYFDKTKNIWVLQLDTLERAVEAGRYYSQAMEVVQEKVGNSENMSSILLKIWDMSVNVPEGVTPRDIYRNIKAISKRAVECGRSVGAYTIELFSKLVEMGKGIIEKNGRIVRFKAIINPPQPPNNPNNPDSNPNNPNLPTAPIPPTPAIENMSSDREENSQSDDNNYSDGAVTEVTEPPTQSQQELEASPDSEVSPVTEPEYKSLTPSENIDWLIELLTDLESGVVPQERFQSIDELMTLYSEAENRFNSVWDLINQKCPDYWNRIYLAFDKLIEKFPQNGQSKTGNISLDAAEQQPFSQPNLASLQGLLLACKTLSDYNSLKKKHNPQLLEKAYMALPQKQQLIVDGLLATSFPEPVFKYKGEKTGNTDGFEIKPGMLVYLDSYSRQGAYSVKVWALNGVKEGQSQPVFVTRSSLEEVKKPSPTSESSLIDSIQLGFEERLP